gaaaataatttctaaaaataagttgctttttcttttcttcttcattgctaCCCTTGACTTGTGCCACTGCCCCCTTGTCCGGCCACCGATCACTTTCCACCACCAACCACCATAGATGGTAGGCGGTGGCGGGCGGTAGTCACTGGTGTCCGataaggaagaataagaaaaggaaaaaaaaaagaaaaaatcttaaaaaattaaaagaactatAAATTTTGCGAAACCTACCAaacatattccttttttttttttcattttgaaaataaatttttatatagttatcaaacaagttcttttatttagaaattatttcaagaaataaaaatagaaaattatgaaaagaaattgttttcgaataaaaacgttaccaaacggacctagaaattgttccagaaTATAGAACTAAAAAACACCATTtcgaaaagaaattattttccaaagcaAAAATGCTACTGAACACCCCGTTACAGTCAATTCCATAAATTTGGAACTTGTTATCAGATCGATTCCTTGGTACCGATTCCTGACCTATTTTTCACACGGTCCAATCCGATTTCTGGATATAACCGGTTTGGTCGCATACCgctaatgaaaaatgttcaGAGTTATCTTTATATATAAAGTTTAAAGATGATATCTTTTTAGAGTTTAAGGACTAAACTGAACATATATTAAAAGTACAAGACTAAGGTTTAAGggtcatattaaacaaatttaaaatttatagttCACATTACGTTTTGGGCCAAAACTTCTTTGCTATTTATGTTATTTACCCATAATGCATCTTCCAAACGACAAACCAGTCCAAAACCGTGACGTGCGTTCTCCGCCTTCCTCGCCCTTTCGGCTTCTTCCGCTCTAGGGTTTCGGAATCGCCTTCGCCTCCTCCTTCAGCTCGATCGCCGATGGACAACTTCGCCTACGGCTGCCCGGAAGAATCGCCGGAAACCGCCGGCTGACGAGCGGCTCCGGCGAACCCCCGCCCCGCGCCCCCGGTTTTTCCCGATTCCCCTCCCGCCCCTGCCGTTGTTGGATTGGCGCGCCTCGCGGCCGGCCATGGCGGCGAAGAAGGTGATCGCGATATGCCAGTCCGGCGGCGAGTTCGTGGCCGACAGGGACGGGGCGCTGACCTACACCGGGGGCGAGGCGTACGCTATCGACATCGACCAGGAGACGCGGCTGGACGACTTCCGGGCGGAGGTCGCCGAGATGTTCGGCTGCGGCGCCGAGGCGATGGCGATCAAGTACTTCCTCCCGGGCAACAAGAAGACGCTGATCACGATCTCGAAAGACAAGGACTTGCAGCGGATGGTGAGCTTCCTCGGCGATTCCGGCACCGTCGACGTGTTCGTCATGTCGGAGGACGACGCGGCTCGGAACCTGTCCAACATGCCCGCTAGTAGGTAGTGATGATTACTGGGGTCCTGTTTTGTTTTTGCTCGATATCTGTTCGGCCGGCCGGGTTGTTATCGGTCCGGCAATCTTAATTTTTCCGAATGAGTTGTGGCGATCGAACTGAACATTGTCGTATTGCCCTTGTGTGAATTGAAGCCCGCGATGAGAATGATTGCTGTATGTGTTGAAAGCTCTTGTGCTGAGATGCTCGGGGCACTTGACTATGCAGGTCGAGCAGGACCACGGTGTTGGAACAGGTGGTTCCTCTGGTCGTGCCCATCGATGCAGCCTACGATACGACCAACACGAGCGACCGGCTCGACTTGGACTTGTGCGATGGGCACCCTTTGTGCAGCATTCCCGCGAGTTCCAGCGATGAAAAGCATCGCAGAGCGGCGATGCAGTGGGAGAATACCATCACGGGCGTGGATCAAAGGTTTAATAGCTTCAGTGAGTTCAGAGAAGCCTTGCATAAATACTCGATCGCGCACGGCTTTGCTTACAGATATAAGAAGAATGACAGTCATCGTGTTAGTGTAAAGTGCAAGTCTGAGGGTTGTCCATGGCGGATATACGCATCTAGGCTAGCTACAACTCAGTTGGTTTGCATCAAGAAAATGAATGCAGAGCATACATGTGAAGGAGCCATTGTTAAAGCTGGGTATCGGGCAACAAGAGGTTGGGTTGGGAGCATTATAAAGGAGAAGTTGAAAGTTTCTCCAAATTATAGGCCAAAAGACATTGCTGATGATATCCGGAGGGAGTATGGTATTCAATTGAATTATTCTCAAGCATGGCGTGCAAAAGAAATTGCGAGGGAGCAGCTTCAAGGCTCCTATAAAGAGGCTTATAaacttttgccttttttctGTGATAAGATAAAGGAAACGAATCCAGGCAGCTTCGCTACCTTTACGACCAAGGAGGACTCGAGCTTTCACCGTCTATTTGTCTCATTTCATGCCTCGATATCTGGCTTCCAACAGGGTTGTCGCCCTCTCCTGTTTCTTGATAGCACAGTTCTTAACTCAAAGTACCAGGGAATGCTCTTGTCTGCTACGTCTATTGATGGGGATGATGGGATTTTTCCTGTAGCTATTGCCGTGGTAGATGATGAAACTGAGGATAACTGGCATTGGTTTTTGCAAGAGCTGAAATCGGCAATTTCCACCTCTCAGCAGATCACTTTTGTTGCAGATTTTCAGAATGGATTAAAGAAATCTCTGGCTGAGATATTTGACAACTGTTACCACAGCTACTGCCTGCGCCATCTCATTGAAAAACTTAACAAGGATTTGAAGGGGCAGTTTTCTCATGAAGCAAGGCGATTCATGATTAACGATTTTTATGCTGCGGCTCATGCGCCAAGGCTTGATGGTTTTCAGCGTGCAGTTGAGAACATAAGGGGTATTTCTCCCGATGCTTACGATTGGGTTGTACAGAGTGAGCCAGAGCATTGGGCGAATGCATTCTTCGCAGGAGCAAGGTATAACCAGATGACTTCAAACTTCGGGCAAGAGTTCTATAGCTGGGTATCAGAGGCACACGAACTGCCGATCACACAAATGATTGATACTTTGCGAGGAAGGATGATGGAATCCATATATGCTCGCCGAGTTGAATCCAGTCAGTGGGGGTCAAAGTTAACCCCATCTATGGAGGAGAAGCTCCAAATGGAAGCTTCATTAACGCATTCACTTGAGGTGTTACTCACGGAAGGTAGTGTCTTCGAAGTTCGTGGAGATTCTGTTGATATTGTCGATATCGATCATTGGGACTGCAGCTGTAAAGGATGGCAACTTACAGGTTTGCCCTGTTGCCATGCTATTGCCGTCTTTAACTGCATCGAAAGAAGCCCTTATGACTACTGCTCCAGATACTTCATGGCCGAAACTTACCACCTTACCTATGCTGAGTCAATTAATCCCGTCCCGAATGTAGATAAGCCGAGTTTGAGTGAATCAGCTGAGGCAGTTGTCACCGTGACTCCACCTCCTACGAAACGGCCACCTGGCCGACCAAAGATGAAGCAGTTTGAATCAGTAGACTTGGTTAAACGCCAACTCCAGTGCAGCAAGTGCAAAGGTCTTGGCCACAATAAAAAGACGTGCAGGGCCTTTTCCTAGTCCATAATGCaagaaaaaagtaagaaaatgttttcctctggAGGGTTACTCTGTGGTTACTCTTTAATCCTGTTTCCAACTCCAATGTGAAGAATTCTTTTAATGCTAAATGAGCTTTACATGTGGTCTGAAACAGGATCGGGGTTATCCACTGAACATAGGACTTATTGATGAGGAGATGGGAAGCACGAAGTCGCGATACTTGGTGGCTGGTGAACcacatttcaagaaagaaagatgtAAATGCTGTATCTGAATTTTGCTTTTGATTATTAGATAGCTCAACACTTACGAATCTAGGAGTCCTTGGAGCTTCTTGTCGGTTACAGGTTTTTTGACAGTTCTTCTTGCAGGTAGGCAGAGAAATAGCTTATTATCTTATTGAATTCGACCCATTGTTTTCACTGCACTCAGAAATAACTTAAGCTTGCTCATGCCTGTCTAAGACATGCATTTGCTTTGAAggatctcttttttttccatggCGGTATTAAGATTCATGTCGGAAAGAAGGATCAACTGATTCCATTCTTGTTTCTCCTCTTTGCTGCCTCTTCACTGTGgtcattgttatttttttctgggTTCATAAGTTTGGGTCCCTTGACTTTAATCTTGAGGTCAGGCAACAAGTTTGTAATGTTATTGATGAAACTGAACCTATCAAAATCGGTTCATATTTTGATTTGGAGACTACCTAGAGATTGGTTAAGGGAGAGAGTTGGAGTCCTTGAAGCCTCTCTTGATCTTTGAACTTATGGGCTAAGTTGAGCATAGTTTTGAGGGGGAATAACTACATAAATGATCCTGGACATTGGCCTATGTGCTATGATGTCCTGgagtttttaatttgtttgatatagtatttaaattttttgtaaatattcaattttagtTACTGAATTATCTCATGGACTAAATCAAACACATACATATTGAAATAAGTTAAAAGTTCAGGCAGGACGTCATGCATTGAACCAAAGTCCATTGATCATACtaaaatttaaggattattagtataattttcctttttaaaagtaAGTAATTATAATCGAATCTCTTAATACGATGTGATAATACGATTATTATGAGATGATCGCTCAACTTGGTGTACTATCCAAAGCATCCCATTTGACCTTTCCATCTGGCGATAGAATTCGATTAGCAAGGTTACTAGGAACATAACCATAGAGATTTCAACTTCCCTTTGTATAAACGTATCTACAAACGTGGGAATACCCAGTATTTAACGAATGAATTACAGACGAACGTATAACGACGCGAAAAGGTGAAATCAAAGAAGTGTAATGTCGGCACCGAAAGCGAATATAACGATGAATTCTTAATAATA
This genomic stretch from Eucalyptus grandis isolate ANBG69807.140 chromosome 3, ASM1654582v1, whole genome shotgun sequence harbors:
- the LOC104415299 gene encoding uncharacterized protein LOC104415299, which encodes MAAKKVIAICQSGGEFVADRDGALTYTGGEAYAIDIDQETRLDDFRAEVAEMFGCGAEAMAIKYFLPGNKKTLITISKDKDLQRMVSFLGDSGTVDVFVMSEDDAARNLSNMPASRSSRTTVLEQVVPLVVPIDAAYDTTNTSDRLDLDLCDGHPLCSIPASSSDEKHRRAAMQWENTITGVDQRFNSFSEFREALHKYSIAHGFAYRYKKNDSHRVSVKCKSEGCPWRIYASRLATTQLVCIKKMNAEHTCEGAIVKAGYRATRGWVGSIIKEKLKVSPNYRPKDIADDIRREYGIQLNYSQAWRAKEIAREQLQGSYKEAYKLLPFFCDKIKETNPGSFATFTTKEDSSFHRLFVSFHASISGFQQGCRPLLFLDSTVLNSKYQGMLLSATSIDGDDGIFPVAIAVVDDETEDNWHWFLQELKSAISTSQQITFVADFQNGLKKSLAEIFDNCYHSYCLRHLIEKLNKDLKGQFSHEARRFMINDFYAAAHAPRLDGFQRAVENIRGISPDAYDWVVQSEPEHWANAFFAGARYNQMTSNFGQEFYSWVSEAHELPITQMIDTLRGRMMESIYARRVESSQWGSKLTPSMEEKLQMEASLTHSLEVLLTEGSVFEVRGDSVDIVDIDHWDCSCKGWQLTGLPCCHAIAVFNCIERSPYDYCSRYFMAETYHLTYAESINPVPNVDKPSLSESAEAVVTVTPPPTKRPPGRPKMKQFESVDLVKRQLQCSKCKGLGHNKKTCRAFS